The Dyella caseinilytica genome has a window encoding:
- a CDS encoding DUF4139 domain-containing protein: MTIQHRTALAIACAVCFSASLAQATDNASITLYRSDSASLYASNSGGTVDEGYAVVREQRSMDLQAGVHDVVLGNLPNNLDAEAIALGFPGGEAKVVSQRLLLGQGANAALTGLTGSNISVLGDNGQPLANGTLLRAGDEGLIVRNASGGTTLIRNYAAVNTTSSNFPTGSSLVLRVDASRTGNTTAVLSYPTSGIGWRAAYVATLAPGNSCSMQFESRASIANRSGSNWQDAKLTLIAGEPNFARANGPRPMMMMKAMAAPVAAEAMPEQSSMGDYRSYTLPAPVDLPDGSVSQVPLYATRTLSCERTTLYTTGSPWTPSRPMINSIINSGGMSSGITSALRFTAFDSLPAGYLRVLTADRNNVPQFIGEGRVDDTPKGTDVTMTLGTVFDLQGDQERTNFHVDKAGRTMDEAYRVTLTNAGDSVRTVTVREYPYRWRTWTVTSSSVKPSKQTTDTLEFKVDVPANGKAVLDYAVRYTWTADNDPQS, from the coding sequence ATGACGATCCAACACCGAACCGCCCTCGCCATTGCCTGTGCCGTTTGCTTCAGCGCGTCGCTGGCCCAGGCCACCGACAATGCGTCGATAACGCTGTATCGCAGCGACAGCGCCAGCCTTTATGCGAGCAATAGCGGCGGCACGGTTGATGAGGGTTATGCCGTGGTGCGCGAGCAGCGCAGTATGGATCTGCAGGCCGGCGTACATGACGTGGTGCTCGGCAACCTGCCGAACAATCTGGATGCCGAAGCCATCGCGCTGGGGTTTCCAGGTGGCGAAGCGAAAGTCGTCTCGCAGCGGCTGCTGCTTGGCCAGGGCGCCAACGCCGCACTCACCGGCCTGACCGGCAGCAATATCAGCGTACTTGGTGACAACGGCCAGCCATTAGCCAATGGGACCTTGTTGCGCGCCGGCGACGAAGGACTGATTGTCCGCAATGCAAGCGGCGGCACCACACTGATCCGCAACTACGCAGCCGTGAATACCACCAGCAGCAACTTCCCTACCGGCTCCAGCCTGGTTTTGCGCGTGGATGCCTCGCGTACCGGCAACACCACCGCCGTACTCAGCTACCCGACCTCGGGCATCGGCTGGCGCGCGGCATATGTTGCGACGTTGGCACCGGGCAATAGCTGCAGCATGCAGTTTGAATCGCGCGCCAGCATCGCCAACCGCAGCGGCAGCAATTGGCAGGACGCCAAACTGACGCTGATTGCCGGCGAGCCGAATTTTGCCAGGGCCAACGGACCGCGCCCCATGATGATGATGAAAGCCATGGCAGCGCCTGTCGCCGCGGAAGCGATGCCCGAGCAATCCTCCATGGGCGACTACCGCAGCTATACCTTGCCTGCTCCTGTTGATCTGCCCGACGGCAGCGTCAGCCAGGTGCCTCTCTACGCCACGCGTACCCTGAGTTGCGAACGTACAACGTTGTATACAACGGGCAGCCCATGGACGCCGTCGCGACCGATGATCAACAGCATTATTAATAGCGGCGGCATGAGTAGCGGCATAACCAGTGCATTGCGGTTTACGGCCTTCGACAGCCTGCCGGCTGGCTATCTGCGTGTCCTGACGGCTGATCGCAACAACGTGCCACAGTTCATCGGCGAGGGACGCGTTGACGACACCCCCAAAGGCACCGACGTCACCATGACGCTGGGCACCGTCTTCGACCTGCAAGGTGATCAGGAGCGCACGAACTTTCATGTCGACAAAGCCGGACGCACCATGGATGAAGCCTATCGCGTCACGCTCACCAACGCCGGCGACAGCGTACGTACCGTGACCGTACGCGAGTACCCCTACCGCTGGCGCACCTGGACGGTGACTTCGTCCAGCGTCAAGCCGAGCAAGCAGACCACCGATACGCTGGAATTCAAGGTCGATGTACCTGCCAACGGCAAGGCCGTGCTTGATTATGCCGTGCGTTATACCTGGACAGCGGATAACGATCCGCAGTCATAA
- the rplU gene encoding 50S ribosomal protein L21: MSYAVIKTGGKQYRVQQGDVLRVELLNAEEGASVKFDQVLLVGSGETITVGAPIVDGAIVTATVRKHGRADKVRIIKFRRRKHHKKQQGHRQHFTEVEITGINA; the protein is encoded by the coding sequence ATGAGTTATGCAGTCATCAAGACCGGTGGCAAGCAATACCGCGTCCAGCAGGGCGATGTCCTGCGCGTGGAGTTGCTGAACGCCGAAGAAGGCGCCAGCGTGAAGTTCGACCAAGTGCTGCTGGTCGGCTCCGGTGAGACGATCACCGTCGGCGCTCCGATCGTGGACGGCGCCATCGTCACCGCCACCGTGCGCAAGCATGGCCGCGCCGACAAGGTCCGCATCATCAAGTTCCGCCGCCGCAAGCACCACAAGAAGCAGCAGGGACATCGTCAGCATTTCACCGAAGTCGAGATCACGGGCATCAACGCCTGA
- the uvrA gene encoding excinuclease ABC subunit UvrA: protein MDTIRIRGARTHNLKNIDLDLPRDRLIVITGLSGSGKSSLAFDTIYAEGQRRYVESLSAYARQFLSMMEKPDVDHIEGLSPAISIEQKSTSHNPRSTVGTITEVYDYLRLLYARVGTPRCPDHGIPLEAQTVSQMVDTTLALDPEKRFMLLAPVIRERKGEHVQVFEQLRAQGFVRARVDGIVYDLDAVPPLTLRQKHTIEVVIDRFRPRDDIKQRLAESFETALRLGDGLVIVVDMDAGQGSPSAAGAGRAGAADPKASEQLFSSRYSCPVCDYSLPELEPRLFSFNSPVGACPTCDGLGVTQVFSAERVVGHAELSLAGGAVRGWDRRNAHYFQLILSLANHYGFDVDTPWQKLPNKVQQAVLYGSGNEKIAFRYLTERGGKVTREHAFEGILPNLERRYKETESSAVREELAKFISDHPCPDCGGQRLNRSARNVFVADQPLPLLTSRSIDDALDFFEKLKLAGWRGEIAVKIVKEIRERLSFLNDVGLNYLTLDRQADTLSGGEAQRIRLASQIGAGLVGVMYVLDEPSIGLHQRDNERLLGTLTRLRDLGNTVIVVEHDEDAIRAADYVLDIGPGAGVHGGEVVAKGTLKDILAAPRSLTGQYLSGKREIKVPSERREQLDKESWLYLKGASGNNLKNVDLAIPAGLFTCVTGVSGSGKSTLINDTLFALAAAELNGSSTQAAPYKSVEGLDLFDKVVDIDQSPIGRTPRSNPATYTGLFTPLRELFAQVPEARSRGYTAGRFSFNVRGGRCEACEGDGMIKVEMHFLPDVYVPCDVCHGKRYNRETLEILYKGHTIADVLGMTVEDAAKLFENVPVIARKLDTLRAVGLDYIKLGQSATTLSGGEAQRVKLSKELSKRETGRTLYILDEPTTGLHFHDIEQLLDVLHQLVDQGNTVVVIEHNLDVIKTADWIVDLGPEGGSGGGRILVTGTPETVAATPSSHTGRFLASHLKPVKATRPKVETNNSKAKPKRKVAS, encoded by the coding sequence ATGGACACCATACGTATTCGCGGCGCACGCACGCACAACCTCAAAAACATCGATCTGGACCTGCCCCGCGACCGGCTGATCGTAATTACGGGCCTGTCCGGCTCGGGCAAATCCTCGCTGGCGTTCGACACCATTTATGCCGAGGGACAGCGCCGCTACGTGGAGTCGCTGTCGGCCTATGCGCGGCAATTCCTGTCCATGATGGAAAAGCCGGATGTCGACCATATCGAGGGCCTGTCACCGGCCATCTCGATTGAGCAGAAATCCACCTCGCACAATCCGCGTTCGACCGTGGGCACCATTACCGAGGTCTACGACTATCTGCGTCTGCTGTACGCGCGCGTCGGCACGCCACGCTGTCCGGACCATGGCATCCCGCTGGAAGCGCAGACGGTCAGCCAGATGGTCGACACCACGCTGGCGCTGGATCCCGAAAAGCGCTTCATGCTGCTGGCGCCGGTGATCCGTGAGCGCAAGGGCGAGCATGTGCAGGTGTTCGAGCAACTGCGTGCGCAGGGTTTCGTGCGCGCCCGCGTAGACGGCATCGTGTATGACCTGGATGCCGTGCCGCCGCTTACCTTGCGCCAGAAGCACACGATCGAAGTAGTGATCGATCGCTTCCGACCGCGCGACGACATCAAGCAGCGTCTGGCCGAATCTTTCGAGACCGCGCTGCGCCTGGGCGACGGGCTGGTGATCGTGGTCGACATGGACGCCGGGCAGGGAAGCCCAAGTGCCGCGGGCGCAGGACGCGCAGGAGCAGCCGACCCCAAAGCCAGCGAACAATTGTTTTCCTCGCGCTATTCGTGCCCGGTCTGCGATTACTCGCTGCCGGAATTGGAACCGCGACTGTTCTCGTTCAACTCGCCGGTCGGCGCCTGCCCTACTTGCGATGGTTTGGGCGTGACCCAGGTGTTTTCGGCCGAGCGTGTGGTTGGTCATGCCGAGCTTTCACTCGCTGGCGGTGCGGTGCGCGGCTGGGATCGGCGCAATGCCCACTACTTTCAGTTGATCCTGTCGCTGGCCAATCACTACGGCTTCGATGTCGACACGCCGTGGCAGAAACTGCCGAACAAGGTGCAGCAGGCGGTGCTGTACGGCAGCGGTAACGAGAAGATCGCCTTCCGCTATCTCACCGAGCGCGGCGGCAAGGTCACGCGCGAGCATGCTTTCGAAGGCATCCTGCCGAATCTGGAGCGCCGCTACAAAGAAACCGAATCATCGGCCGTGCGCGAAGAGCTGGCCAAATTCATCAGCGACCATCCCTGCCCCGATTGCGGTGGGCAGCGCCTGAATCGTTCGGCACGCAACGTGTTTGTCGCCGATCAGCCTTTGCCGCTGCTGACGTCGCGCTCGATCGACGATGCGCTGGATTTCTTCGAGAAACTCAAGCTCGCCGGCTGGCGTGGCGAAATCGCTGTGAAGATCGTGAAGGAAATTCGCGAGCGTCTGAGCTTTCTCAACGACGTGGGCCTGAATTACCTCACGCTCGATCGTCAAGCCGACACGCTGTCGGGTGGTGAAGCGCAACGCATCCGTCTGGCCTCGCAGATCGGCGCCGGTCTCGTCGGCGTGATGTACGTGCTGGACGAACCATCCATCGGCCTGCACCAACGCGATAACGAGCGTCTGCTCGGCACGCTGACGCGCCTGCGCGATCTTGGCAATACGGTGATCGTGGTCGAGCACGACGAGGACGCGATTCGCGCTGCCGACTACGTCCTGGATATCGGTCCGGGCGCAGGTGTGCACGGCGGTGAAGTGGTTGCCAAAGGCACGTTGAAAGACATTCTTGCAGCACCACGCTCGCTGACCGGCCAATACCTTTCCGGTAAGCGCGAAATCAAGGTTCCCTCTGAGCGTCGCGAACAGCTCGACAAGGAATCCTGGCTGTACCTCAAGGGCGCCAGCGGCAACAACCTGAAAAATGTCGATCTGGCGATTCCAGCCGGCTTGTTCACCTGCGTGACGGGTGTGTCCGGCTCGGGCAAATCCACCCTGATCAACGACACGCTGTTCGCACTGGCTGCCGCGGAATTGAATGGCTCCAGCACGCAAGCGGCACCGTACAAATCGGTGGAAGGCCTGGATCTGTTCGACAAGGTCGTCGATATCGACCAATCGCCCATCGGCCGCACGCCGCGTTCCAATCCAGCCACCTACACCGGCCTGTTCACCCCGCTGCGCGAACTGTTCGCGCAGGTGCCGGAAGCGCGCTCACGTGGTTATACAGCAGGCCGCTTCAGCTTCAACGTGCGCGGCGGCCGCTGCGAAGCCTGCGAAGGCGACGGCATGATCAAGGTGGAAATGCACTTCCTGCCTGACGTATATGTGCCTTGCGACGTCTGCCACGGCAAGCGTTACAACCGCGAAACGCTGGAAATTCTCTACAAAGGCCACACCATCGCCGACGTGCTCGGCATGACAGTGGAAGATGCCGCCAAATTGTTCGAAAACGTGCCGGTGATCGCGCGCAAGCTCGATACCTTGCGCGCAGTGGGTCTGGATTACATCAAGCTCGGCCAGAGCGCGACCACGCTATCGGGTGGCGAAGCGCAACGCGTCAAGCTATCCAAGGAGCTCTCCAAACGCGAAACCGGGCGCACGCTCTACATCCTCGACGAACCCACCACCGGCCTGCACTTCCACGATATCGAGCAATTGCTCGACGTACTGCATCAGCTGGTGGATCAGGGCAATACCGTGGTGGTGATCGAGCACAACCTCGATGTCATCAAGACCGCCGACTGGATCGTCGACCTCGGGCCTGAAGGTGGGTCCGGCGGTGGCCGCATCCTGGTCACCGGCACGCCGGAAACGGTGGCAGCCACCCCTAGTTCGCACACCGGCCGTTTCTTGGCTTCTCATCTCAAACCCGTCAAAGCCACGCGGCCCAAAGTCGAAACCAACAACAGCAAAGCCAAGCCAAAGCGCAAAGTAGCCTCATGA
- a CDS encoding DUF2059 domain-containing protein — MTVGKWAWGVGMCLVLVAGPALAAQPSEAQVRELMQVMDVPGQFATMNNQMAAMMSQQLPCVDATFWQTYIDKNGQEQLTKAMIPAYQHHFTSDEVDGLIKFYKSSLGQKLVSQMPATMAEAAQAGQQWGRQRTSDMFSELQKEGKLDAQGRCPGTAGSDNGGSAPTQGSDSGH, encoded by the coding sequence ATGACGGTTGGCAAATGGGCTTGGGGTGTGGGCATGTGCTTGGTGCTGGTGGCTGGTCCCGCCCTGGCGGCCCAGCCGAGCGAAGCGCAGGTGCGGGAGCTGATGCAGGTGATGGACGTGCCTGGCCAGTTCGCCACCATGAACAACCAGATGGCTGCCATGATGAGTCAGCAGCTACCTTGCGTAGATGCCACCTTCTGGCAGACCTATATCGACAAGAATGGGCAGGAGCAGCTGACCAAGGCCATGATCCCGGCCTACCAGCACCACTTCACCTCCGATGAGGTCGATGGGCTGATCAAGTTCTACAAGTCCTCCCTGGGCCAGAAACTGGTGTCCCAGATGCCCGCCACCATGGCCGAAGCGGCCCAGGCCGGGCAGCAGTGGGGGCGTCAGCGCACCTCGGACATGTTCTCGGAGCTGCAGAAAGAGGGCAAATTGGACGCCCAGGGCCGTTGCCCAGGTACAGCCGGGTCCGATAACGGCGGCAGCGCGCCGACCCAGGGCAGCGATTCGGGCCACTGA
- the rpmA gene encoding 50S ribosomal protein L27, which translates to MAHKKGVGSSRNGRDSNPKYLGVKIYGGQAIEAGNIIVRQRGTKFHAGTGVGLGRDHTLFALVDGTVEFKTRGENNRKYVNVVKG; encoded by the coding sequence ATGGCACATAAAAAAGGCGTAGGTTCATCCCGCAACGGTCGCGATTCGAACCCGAAATACCTCGGCGTGAAGATCTATGGTGGCCAGGCCATTGAGGCCGGCAACATCATCGTGCGTCAGCGCGGCACCAAGTTCCATGCCGGCACTGGCGTGGGTCTGGGTCGTGACCACACCCTGTTCGCGCTGGTCGACGGTACCGTCGAGTTCAAGACCCGCGGCGAGAACAATCGCAAGTACGTCAACGTCGTCAAGGGCTGA
- a CDS encoding acyl-CoA thioesterase — translation MTTLSNDANEAIVPLYIASISVRWRDLDAFNHVNNSSYLTFLEESRLQWLQSLKGPWMTDHAMPVMAASQINYRLPIEWPAQLHVELFCTRLGNSSMTVGHRIVDADNKNKLYCDGHVVMVWMDPASGKSVSLPQPIKDAAASVNV, via the coding sequence ATGACCACACTATCCAACGATGCCAACGAAGCGATCGTGCCGCTTTATATCGCCTCGATCAGCGTACGCTGGCGCGATCTGGACGCGTTCAATCACGTCAACAACTCCAGCTATCTCACCTTCCTGGAAGAGTCGCGCCTGCAATGGCTGCAAAGCCTGAAAGGCCCTTGGATGACTGATCATGCCATGCCGGTGATGGCAGCCAGCCAAATCAACTATCGCCTGCCGATCGAATGGCCTGCCCAGTTGCATGTGGAGCTGTTCTGCACACGCCTGGGCAACAGCTCGATGACCGTTGGACACCGCATTGTTGATGCTGACAACAAGAACAAGCTCTATTGCGACGGGCATGTCGTGATGGTGTGGATGGATCCGGCCAGCGGTAAATCCGTATCGCTGCCCCAGCCGATCAAAGACGCAGCTGCGTCCGTCAACGTCTAA
- a CDS encoding MASE1 domain-containing protein, producing the protein MGNGWLRSEWLKQIAVAVAYVLVYEAAHPFSHTQFSIVVALRLALLLFLPYRYWLAVLIADAVPNFLVVYPCLDQFGAMWVAWRAIPPIAFVMPIAWICRERFAIFPATNMVNIKALLACVLASALTYAASAMTAITLAYGKPGNLAPTPTLAIAYFIGFYFAMLAIVPWVLIVVFEYRAGQFREKLKHALESRLLLEGMTIMLPATALLAMVSHRHNSDDLQLTVMMMFLPVVWITLRHGWRATAFGSTIAIVCAVLVLPSESQNANLAVVQTELFLALSLTSLYALGARISSQSMEGRTHLDESQITREQARQSYLQGEQRMRHTAQSLEYVAGTLHVTFGRLLQNMRRIHPHIENESYYKQALTAQDQVYRLAESLHPLAWRERGLPAALQETIGQALGEAGIAYDCSIKGRGFTRMQSAVLAAAYRAACEAVVYVASRVACSSVRLTVRGGETNGSRWVFVAVEDATNESSVVRAIQAAADRRRLATKLGAMGFEMDELRSHVRLFDGELHQRNVQGRTRVTMLLHDPKQKEQRHERASASVRLWVR; encoded by the coding sequence ATGGGAAACGGGTGGTTAAGAAGCGAGTGGCTGAAACAGATCGCCGTCGCTGTCGCATACGTGCTTGTCTATGAGGCGGCTCACCCGTTCTCTCATACGCAGTTTTCAATTGTCGTGGCCTTGCGCTTAGCGCTGCTGCTTTTCCTGCCTTATCGCTACTGGCTCGCGGTTCTTATTGCCGACGCCGTGCCTAACTTCCTCGTGGTGTACCCATGCCTCGATCAGTTTGGCGCGATGTGGGTCGCGTGGCGCGCCATTCCCCCCATTGCTTTCGTCATGCCCATTGCATGGATCTGCCGTGAGCGTTTTGCCATCTTTCCGGCCACGAACATGGTCAACATCAAGGCGCTGCTCGCTTGCGTCTTAGCGTCAGCGCTTACCTACGCTGCGTCTGCCATGACCGCCATCACTCTTGCTTATGGCAAGCCTGGCAACCTGGCTCCTACACCAACGCTCGCGATTGCGTATTTCATCGGCTTTTACTTCGCCATGCTCGCCATCGTGCCTTGGGTTCTGATTGTAGTTTTTGAGTACCGCGCAGGCCAATTTCGAGAAAAGCTGAAGCATGCACTGGAAAGCCGTCTGCTGCTTGAAGGCATGACGATTATGCTTCCCGCCACTGCGTTGCTTGCCATGGTGAGCCATCGTCATAACTCCGACGACCTGCAGCTGACCGTGATGATGATGTTTCTACCTGTCGTCTGGATCACATTGCGGCATGGTTGGCGAGCAACCGCATTCGGCAGCACCATTGCCATCGTCTGTGCTGTGCTCGTGCTGCCTAGCGAGTCTCAGAACGCTAACCTTGCAGTCGTGCAAACCGAACTGTTTTTAGCGCTTTCGCTCACTAGCTTGTATGCCCTCGGCGCACGTATCAGTTCGCAATCGATGGAAGGGCGAACTCATTTGGACGAATCCCAGATCACCAGGGAGCAGGCTCGGCAAAGCTACCTGCAGGGTGAACAACGCATGCGGCACACGGCGCAGTCATTGGAATATGTGGCCGGGACGTTGCACGTTACGTTCGGGCGACTGCTTCAGAATATGCGCCGCATCCACCCACACATTGAAAACGAGAGCTACTACAAGCAGGCGCTTACCGCTCAGGACCAGGTATATCGGCTTGCCGAGAGCTTGCACCCACTAGCATGGCGCGAACGCGGGCTACCCGCCGCGTTGCAAGAAACGATAGGCCAGGCATTGGGTGAGGCGGGCATTGCCTATGATTGCAGCATCAAAGGCCGGGGTTTCACGCGCATGCAATCGGCCGTGCTGGCAGCTGCATACCGTGCGGCATGTGAGGCGGTGGTTTATGTCGCCTCCCGTGTAGCCTGCTCAAGTGTGCGTCTGACCGTGCGTGGTGGCGAAACCAATGGTTCGCGCTGGGTATTTGTTGCGGTCGAAGATGCCACAAACGAGTCCAGTGTCGTTCGCGCCATCCAAGCAGCGGCTGATCGACGTCGTCTCGCTACCAAGCTGGGCGCGATGGGCTTCGAGATGGATGAGTTGCGAAGTCATGTGCGCCTGTTCGATGGAGAGCTGCACCAACGCAATGTGCAAGGTCGTACGCGCGTGACGATGCTGCTGCATGACCCCAAGCAAAAGGAACAGAGGCACGAGCGTGCCTCTGCAAGTGTGCGCCTATGGGTGCGCTAA
- a CDS encoding VOC family protein, which yields MEIQPYLYFDGRCEEAIAFYIDALGATELMKMRYKDAPNDSAYPTPSHMADKILHATLAIGKTHVLMADSSDEKVSHSGFNLSVTAPDVATGEKCFNALAQGGKIGMPFQKTFWTDGFGMLVDKFGVPWMVNVRPEGQ from the coding sequence ATGGAAATTCAGCCCTATCTCTACTTCGACGGCCGCTGTGAAGAGGCTATTGCGTTCTACATCGACGCCCTTGGTGCCACCGAACTGATGAAGATGCGCTACAAGGATGCGCCAAACGATTCGGCATATCCGACGCCATCGCACATGGCCGACAAGATCCTTCATGCCACGCTGGCCATCGGCAAAACGCATGTGCTGATGGCGGACAGCAGCGATGAAAAAGTCTCCCACTCTGGCTTCAACCTTTCGGTGACCGCGCCGGATGTCGCAACAGGCGAAAAGTGCTTCAACGCGCTGGCGCAAGGCGGAAAGATCGGCATGCCCTTCCAGAAGACCTTCTGGACCGACGGCTTCGGCATGCTGGTCGACAAGTTTGGTGTGCCTTGGATGGTTAACGTAAGGCCGGAAGGGCAGTAG
- a CDS encoding DUF3375 domain-containing protein, translating to MKLQARISAYHRLRDEALWRLLAADHAPEIIGLLQTLLMDDERKLSASILFERLQHHLDAINASDLPRELPRTAQAYVADWLARGFLERRLPEGASEEEYELSAHAAQAIRFVSSLDTPRMAATESRLSLVIQQLAHLAEQTETDPTARLSALYAERDCLDAEIARVSTGKVAAIDGKRALERTREIIRLADELAEDFRRVRDDFEQLNREFRERIIDDEGERGDILDKLFEGVDLIGDSEAGRSFNAFWSLLNDIEQSAQLDAALETVLSRNFARKLQRHERQFLRGMTGVMLERGSHVHDVMQNFARSLRGFVQSRGYLEQRRLNQLLKQAQAEALQLRDSVQVRQRTPYTLQLTTSRLRSLSQWRLHDPRQARVDGSVARSDGAAISLDSVGELVAQSEINYRGLRRDLHELLAKHDQLSIGAVLAQRPAEQGLGSIIGYLSLATRHGVIADGEQETISWRGNDGSDRHARIPLVWFVKAKRHEFA from the coding sequence ATGAAGCTCCAGGCGCGCATCTCCGCCTACCATCGGCTGCGAGACGAAGCGCTATGGCGCCTGCTTGCCGCCGACCATGCGCCCGAAATCATCGGCTTGCTGCAAACCTTGCTGATGGATGATGAGCGCAAGCTCAGCGCATCCATCCTGTTCGAACGCCTGCAGCATCACCTTGATGCGATCAACGCCTCCGACCTGCCGCGTGAGCTGCCGCGCACCGCGCAAGCCTATGTTGCCGATTGGCTGGCCAGAGGCTTTCTGGAGCGTCGCTTGCCCGAAGGCGCCAGCGAAGAAGAGTACGAACTCTCCGCGCACGCCGCGCAGGCTATCCGTTTCGTCAGCAGTCTGGATACGCCGCGTATGGCGGCTACTGAAAGCCGTTTGTCGCTGGTGATCCAGCAGCTTGCACACCTGGCTGAGCAGACCGAAACCGATCCCACCGCGCGCCTGAGTGCGCTGTATGCGGAGCGTGATTGTCTGGATGCGGAAATCGCAAGAGTCAGCACCGGCAAGGTGGCGGCGATCGATGGCAAGCGCGCGCTGGAACGCACGCGTGAAATCATTCGGCTGGCCGACGAGCTGGCCGAAGACTTCCGTCGTGTTCGCGATGATTTCGAACAGCTCAACCGCGAATTCCGCGAACGCATCATCGACGACGAAGGTGAGCGTGGCGACATTCTCGACAAGTTGTTCGAAGGCGTGGACCTGATCGGTGACAGTGAGGCCGGGCGAAGCTTCAACGCCTTCTGGAGCTTGCTCAACGATATCGAACAGAGCGCACAGCTCGATGCTGCATTGGAAACCGTGTTGTCGCGTAACTTTGCACGTAAGCTGCAGCGCCACGAACGACAATTTCTACGTGGCATGACCGGCGTGATGCTGGAACGCGGCAGTCACGTGCACGACGTCATGCAGAATTTCGCACGTAGCCTTCGTGGCTTCGTGCAGAGTCGCGGCTATCTGGAGCAGCGCCGCCTTAACCAACTGCTCAAGCAGGCGCAGGCCGAGGCGCTGCAATTACGCGACTCGGTGCAGGTGCGTCAGCGCACGCCGTATACGTTGCAACTGACCACCAGCCGGCTGCGTTCGTTGTCGCAATGGCGTTTGCACGATCCGCGTCAGGCTCGCGTGGATGGCAGCGTCGCGCGCAGCGATGGCGCTGCGATTTCGCTCGATAGCGTGGGCGAACTGGTGGCGCAGTCAGAAATTAATTACCGCGGCTTACGCCGCGATCTGCATGAACTGCTGGCCAAACACGACCAGCTTTCGATTGGCGCCGTACTCGCGCAGCGTCCGGCAGAGCAGGGCCTGGGCAGCATCATCGGTTACCTTTCGCTGGCGACACGACATGGCGTAATCGCCGATGGCGAGCAGGAAACCATCAGCTGGCGCGGCAACGACGGCAGCGATCGCCATGCCCGTATTCCTCTCGTGTGGTTCGTAAAAGCAAAGCGGCATGAATTTGCGTAG
- the cgtA gene encoding Obg family GTPase CgtA — MKFVDEAIIKVLAGDGGNGCISFRREKFIPFGGPDGGDGGHGGSVWLVADEGLNTLVDFRHQRSFKAQRGQNGMGSDMYGKGGEDTVIRVPVGTVVTNVDTDEIIGDLTAHGQRLLVAQGGKGGLGNIHFKSSVNRAPRKSTPGTPGEVRELKLELKLLADVGLLGFPNAGKSTFIRAVSAATPRVADYPFTTLHPGLGVVSLGADQSFVIADIPGLIEGAAEGAGLGIQFLRHVARTRLLLHLVDIAPIDGSDVVEQVHAIEHELEKFDPELMQRPRWLVLNKEDVLPEDERQAVAEDIIKRLGWTQPWFLVSAIARENTMAVCQAAQRFFEAQREVREGRTDMLPGDVRLRGE, encoded by the coding sequence ATGAAATTCGTCGACGAAGCGATCATCAAAGTCCTGGCCGGAGACGGCGGCAATGGCTGCATCAGCTTCCGCCGCGAGAAATTCATCCCCTTCGGCGGTCCCGATGGCGGCGATGGCGGCCACGGCGGTTCGGTCTGGCTGGTCGCGGACGAGGGCCTGAATACCTTGGTCGACTTCCGCCATCAGCGCAGCTTCAAAGCGCAGCGTGGCCAGAACGGCATGGGCAGCGACATGTATGGCAAGGGCGGCGAGGACACCGTCATCCGCGTGCCCGTCGGTACGGTCGTTACCAACGTCGACACGGACGAAATCATCGGTGACCTCACTGCACACGGCCAGCGCCTGCTGGTGGCTCAGGGCGGCAAGGGCGGCCTGGGCAATATCCACTTCAAGAGTTCGGTGAACCGAGCGCCACGCAAATCGACGCCCGGTACGCCGGGTGAAGTGCGCGAACTGAAGCTGGAGCTGAAACTGCTCGCCGACGTGGGCTTGCTGGGTTTCCCCAATGCAGGCAAGTCCACGTTCATCCGCGCCGTGTCCGCGGCGACGCCGCGCGTGGCGGATTATCCGTTCACCACACTGCATCCTGGCCTTGGCGTGGTCAGCCTCGGCGCTGATCAGAGCTTTGTGATTGCCGACATTCCCGGCCTGATCGAAGGGGCTGCGGAAGGTGCCGGCCTGGGCATCCAGTTCCTGCGCCACGTCGCGCGCACGCGCTTGCTGCTGCACTTGGTCGATATCGCGCCGATCGACGGTTCCGACGTGGTTGAGCAGGTACACGCTATCGAGCATGAACTAGAGAAGTTCGATCCCGAACTCATGCAGCGTCCGCGCTGGCTGGTGCTGAATAAAGAAGACGTGCTGCCCGAGGACGAACGTCAAGCGGTGGCCGAAGACATCATCAAGCGCCTCGGCTGGACTCAGCCGTGGTTCCTCGTCTCGGCCATTGCGCGCGAGAACACAATGGCCGTCTGCCAGGCGGCGCAGCGCTTCTTTGAGGCGCAGCGCGAAGTACGCGAAGGCCGCACTGACATGCTGCCAGGCGATGTGCGGCTGCGCGGAGAGTGA